Proteins encoded in a region of the Pelmatolapia mariae isolate MD_Pm_ZW linkage group LG16_19, Pm_UMD_F_2, whole genome shotgun sequence genome:
- the LOC134644227 gene encoding radixin has translation MPKPINVRVTTMDAELEFAIQPNTTGKQLFDQVVKTVGLREVWFFGLQYTDSKGYVTWLKLNKKVTQQDVKKENPLQFKFRAKFFPEDVSEELIQEITQKLFFLQVKEAILNDENYCPPETAVLLASYAVQAKYGDYNNDIHKPGYLASDRLLPQRVLEQHKLTKEQWEDRIQTWHEEHRSMLREDAMMEYLKIAQDLEMYGVNYFEIKNKKGTELWLGVDALGLNIYEHEDKLSPKIGFPWSEIRNISFNDKKFVIKPIDKKAPDFVFYAPRLRINKRILALCMGNHELYMRRRKPDTIEVQQMKAQAREEKHHKQMERAQLENEKKKRELAEKEKERIEREKEELIERLRQIEEQTQRAQKELEEQTRRALELEQERKRAKEEAERLERERQVAEEAKAALAQQAADQMKTQEQLAAELAEFTAKIALLEDAKRKKEEEATEWQHKALSAQEDLEKTREELKTAMTSPPAPENDEQDETNAEASAELLSDGVTSHRSEEERITEAQKNERVKKQLQALSSELAEARDDTKKTQNDMLHAENVRAGRDKYKTLRQIRQGNTKQRIDEFESM, from the exons ATCAATGTGCGTGTCACCACCATGGACGCTGAGCTGGAGTTTGCCATCCAGCCCAACACAACAGGCAAACAGCTCTTTGATCAG GTGGTGAAAACAGTCGGTCTGAGGGAAGTCTGGTTCTTCGGCCTGCAGTACACAGACAGCAAAGGCTACGTGACGTGGCTCAAGCTCAATAAGAAG GTGACCCAGCAGGATGTCAAGAAGGAGAATCCGCTGCAGTTCAAGTTCAGAGCAAAGTTCTTCCCTGAGGATGTTTCTGAGGAGCTCATCCAGGAGATCACACAGAAACTTTTCTTCCTGCAG GTAAAGGAGGCCATTCTGAATGATGAGAACTACTGTCCTCCAGagacagctgtgctgctggcctcGTATGCTGTTCAGGCCAAATACGGAGACTATAACAACGATATTCACAAGCCTGGCTACCTGGCATCTGACCGGCTACTGCCACAGAG AGTTCTGGAGCAGCACAAGTTGACAAAGGAGCAGTGGGAGGACAGAATACAGACGTGGCACGAGGAGCACAGAAGCATGCTCAG GGAGGACGCGATGATGGAGTATCTGAAGATCGCTCAGGACTTGGAGATGTACGGCGTCAACTactttgaaattaaaaacaagaagGGCACAGAGCTGTGGCTCGGGGTCGACGCCCTGGGACTCAACATCTACGAGCATGAAGACAA GTTGTCACCAAAGATCGGTTTCCCCTGGAGCGAGATCAGAAACATTTCCTTCAACGACAAGAAGTTTGTTATCAAGCCCATTGACAAGAAGGCTCCA GACTTTGTGTTCTACGCCCCACGGTTGAGGATCAACAAGCGTATCCTGGCGTTGTGTATGGGAAACCACGAGCTGTacatgaggaggaggaagcctGATACTATTGAGGTGCAGCAGATGAAGGCTCAGGCCAGGGAGGAGAAGCACCACAAGCAGATGGAGAG GGCACAGCTGGAGAATGAGAAGAAAAAGCGAGAGCTtgcagagaaagagaaggagcGAATAGAGCGAGAGAAGGAGGAGCTGATCGAGAGGCTGAGGCAGATCGAAGAGCAAACTCAGAGAGCTCAGAAAG AGCTGGAGGAGCAGACCCGCAGAGCGCTGGAGTTGGAGCAGGAGAGGAAGCGGGCGAAGGAAGAAGCAGAGCGGCTGGAGAGGGAGAGGCAGGTGGCGGAGGAGGCCAAGGCAGCGCTGGCTCAGCAGGCCGCTGACCAGATGAAGACCCAGGAACAACTG GCTGCTGAGTTAGCAGAGTTCACTGCCAAAATCGCTCTGCTTGAGGacgcaaagagaaaaaaagaagaggaagcaaCAGAATGGCAACACAAA GCTCTCTCAGCGCAAGAGGACCTGGAGAAGACCAGGGAAGAACTTAAGACAGCCATGACATCTCCACCGGCGCCAGAAAACGACGAGCAGGATGAAACGAACGCCGAGGCCAGTGCCGAGCTTCTCAGCGACGGCGTCACCAGCCACCGCAGCGAGGAGGAACGAATCACTGAGGCGCAGAAGAACGAGCGTGTTAAGAAACAGCTACAG GCTTTGAGTTCGGAGTTGGCGGAGGCTCGGGACGACACCAAAAAAACGCAGAACGACATGCTACATGCCGAGAACGTCAGAGCGGGCAGAGACAAGTACAAAACCCTACGGCAGATCCGCCAGGGCAACACCAAGCAGCGTATAGATGAGTTTGAGTCCATGTGA